The genomic segment CGCTCTCGAAAACAGCCAACAGCGTGAGCCTAGTAGGCGTTTTATTGGTGATGCTGGCATTCGTGCAGGTGGGGCATACAGTAAACACCCCACGCCTCGTTCTGGCTGGTTTGCTGAGCGTTCACCTGATGGCGGCAGCATTTTGGGTGGCCTCGCTTTGGCCGCTGTTCCATTTAGTAGGACGGGGTCACAACCAGGACAATACCGCCCACATTCTGACCCGTTTCGGGAAAATCGCCATGGGCGGAGTTGGCGTGTTGGTACTGGCGGGTGTTACTTTGGCCACGCTGCTAACGGGCGGTCTCAAGCCACTACTCACCACGGCATACGGACAGTTCTTGATCGGCAAGGTATTGATTGTCGCGGTGCTGCTGTTATTTGCTGCCGCGAACAAGTGGCGGCTTGTGCCGGCCTTTGAGAGCGGCGACGCAACAGCCCCACGACGGTTACAGCGAAGTATTGCGCTGGAGATGGTGCTGGTCGCGGTTATCCTGCTGATCACGGCGGTGCTGACAAGGGTGACATCGCCGAATGGGTGATCGACAGGACAACTGCCTTGGGAAGTTAAGAACCCAGCTTACTAGCTTTTGCATATTCCGGCCCATCGTGAACACCCATTCCGGACGAACGTGAACACCTATTCTGGTTCAACGTGAACAGTCATTCCGGTCGAAGATGAACACTTTCTGGTGATTTTCCGGAATCGGTGTTCACCATGCCGGAATCCGTGTTCACGTTCCCGGAATCGGTGTTCACGTTCAACCAGAATCTTTCTTAACGCATTGTTTATTCAACCGTTTGCTACTCTGGTTCCTTTTTTTGGGGATCAGGGTCATGGCAGCAAAGAGAATTCCAATGCGCAAAATCAGAGAATTGCTTCGCCTGAGGCTGGACGCCGGGCTCTCGATCCGGCAGATCAGCGCCAGCACCAAGACCAGTGTCGGAGCCATCCAGAAGCTCCTGGCCCGGGCCGATACCCTGGAAATCACCTGGCCATTGCCAAAGGACTTGGACGACGGCCGCCTGGCGGCCATGTTCTATCCCGGCTCCGATCCCACCTCGTCCGTCCGCTATCAGCAGCCGGACTGGGCGACAGTCCATCAGGAACTCAAACGCAAAGGCGTGACCAAACAGTTGCTGTGGGAGGAATACACGGCCCAATATCCCAATCGATGCTATAGCTACTCACAGTACTGTGACCGCTTCCGGCACTGGCAGAAGCAGCAAAAGCGCTCCATGCGCCAGATCCACAAGGCCGGTGAAAAATGCTTTATTGACTACTGCGGCCCCACCGTACCGATCATCAACCCGAAAACCGGTGAAATCCGCACGGCTCAGGTGTTCGTCGCCGTGCTAGGTGCCTCCAATTACACCTACGCCGAAGCCACCTGGAGCCAGGGGTTGCAGGACTGGCTGCTGAGTCACGTGCGCACCTTCGAGTACTTCGGCGGTGTTCCGGAAATGGTGATTCCGGATTATGTGCCGGGACACATAATCCGGCTTATGTTCCCTATCCCATTATGTTCCGTTCACTTTGGAAGACCTTGAATCCATAGGGAGGATCCCGTGTAAAAGGACACATAACGACAGATGCCGTTTGGGCGCATGATTTCCTTTCCTACATCCAGAAAGGAGATTGTCATGTTAGAACATTACTTCGTTAAGCCCGATACCATCGATGCGATCCGCGCTTCCTGGATCGCGGAACCGATTGAGCAGTACGTTGCGTGGTTAGCCGGGCACGGATACAGGCCCAGGGTAATCTTGCGGCGAGTCCCACTCCTGAGGCAGTTTGGCGAGTTTGCTCGCGATCATGGTGCCACGCAGTGGAGCGAGCTTCCGACTCATGTCGAGCCTTATGTAAAGCACTGGGTAAAGGTTCACGCCAAGAACGCATACCAGGCAAAGCGATGGGTGGCTAATGATGCTCGTACACCGATCGAGCAATTGCTGTCCCTGATGTTGCCCGATTTCCGCGGAACAGGTCGGAGACGGACCAGTCAAGATCCCTTCCTGGTTCAGGCACCGGGGTTCTTTGTTTATCTGCGTGAAGAACGGGGCCTGCGCGAGCTGTCTCTCCGGCACTATGGCCATTATCTGCATAACCTGGAAGCCTACCTGGCGCGAATCAACCTGCTGCATTTGTCCGAGCTCACTCCAGCCATACTCAGTGCATTTGTGGTGGAGAGCGGTCGCCGATTGAGCCCGCATTCTATGACGGGGCTGTGCAGCTCCTTGCGAGTCTTCCTGCGCTACCTGTACCGCGAGCAGCTGATCAATCGCGATCTCGGCGCTACCGTAGAGTCCCCGCGTCGGTATCAGCTGGCCGATCTCCCGCGTTCGATCTCCTGGGACGACGTCCGGCGCATGCTAGATGTTGTTGATCGGCGCAGTGCTCTGGGCAAGCGCGACTATGCCATTCTACTTTTGCTCGTCACGTATGGACTGCGCGGCCATGAGGTGGCCGGATTGACACTGGAGAATATTGACTGGAAGAGAGAACGCCTGTTGGTGCCGCAGCGCAAGGCGGGACACACCACTGCGTACCCTCTCTCTTCAGTGGTAGGCGAAGCTATTCTCGACTACTTAAAAAATGCACGCCCACACGTCGAGGAGCGAAGGCTGTTTTTCCGGGTTCTGGCGCCCGTCCGACCTGTGACGGCGGTTACTGTGTCCAGCCGCGCGACGCACTACCTGCGCAAAGCGGGTATTAATGTCCGTCGCCCAGGTTCGCACACCTTGCGCCACACTTGCGTACAGCGATTGGTCGATGCCGAGTTCAACTTCAAGGTCATCGGCGATTACGTTGGTCATGCATCGCCAAGTTCCACCCGCATCTATACCAAGGTGGACGTGGAAACCCTGCGCATGGTGGCGCTGGGCCACGAGGAGGTGCTGCCATGACCGCCTCCTTCCACAGCGTACTGGGCAAGGATTTTTCGGCTTACTTGAGTTACAAGCGCGCGCTGGGCCGAAAATTTGATACTGAAGAGCTCGCCTTGCAATTATTCGATCGCTTTTTGGTCGAGGAACGGGTGAGTGATGCGGCGTTAGTGCAACCGGCGTTGATTGAGGCCTTTCTCGCTTCGCGGCCACGCACTCGCCCACGCAGCTATAACCACCTCTTGGGGGTGCTCCGCTGCTTTTTTGCCTGGCAGGTGGCCCAGGAGCGGCTAGCGCATTCTCCGGTTCGTGCTCACCCTCAGCCGGTGACTTCCCAGCTTAAACCCTTCCTGTTCGAACCGGCTCAGGTGGAAGACATCCTGACGTTGGCGTCACAGCTTCCGGACAATTCCCGGGCACCCTGTCGTGGCATGGTCTACCGAACAATCTTCTCGCTGATGTACGGTTTGGGCCTGCGTGTCGGCGAGATTGTGCATCTTCGGTATCGCGACGTCGATTGCCAGCGCAGCCTTCTGGTGATCGACAAGAGCAAGTTTGGCAAGACGCGTTTGGTCCCCTTTGGCCCGCGCATGGCGCAACAGATCGCTGTCTATCTACAGTTTGGCGTTGATCGGTATGGGCCATGGCAGCCGGATGATCCGGTATTTTCTTTCAGCTTTTTCCCAGAGCGCAAGCCAATGCGTATTGAGACGGTCAGTCAGACATTTCACCACTTGATACTGAAGATGGATCCGTACGTGCCACCTGGCGTACGCCAACCTCATCTGCACTGCCTGCGCCATTCCTTCGCGGTCGCAACTCTGCTCCGCTGGTATCGCACCGGCGTGGATCCCAATCAACGGCTCTTTCATCTATCAACCTTCATGGGCCATGCCGACCCGGCATCGACTGCCTGGTATCTGACCATCACCGAAGCACTGCTCCGGGAGGCGAGCCAACGGTTCGAGCGATTCGCCGATCCCCGCAGAGAGGAGGAGCTATCATGACGGATCAATTGGGGCGTCTCGTCTTTGCCTTCGTAGAGGATCACCTTAAATGCCAACGGGGGCTGCGCCCGGCCAGTATCCGAAGTTATAAGGAGAGCCTGCGCCTGTTCTTGCAATTCGCTGCAAAGGATAAGCATTGCCGGATCACCCGCTTGGAACTGGCTGATCTCACTGGCGAGCGAGTGCGCCATTTTTTGCAACACCTTGAACAGGAACGTGGTAATGGGGTTAGAACCCGAAACCAGCGCCTGGCGGCGCTGCATACCTTCTTCGAGTATCTTGCCGGCCGTGAGCCCTGCGTGCTCGGGGAAGCACAGCAAATTGCTTCCATTCCCGTCAAACGCTGGCAACCGGGCGAGACTCTGTATCTCGAACGCGACGAGATTAATGCTCTGTTCGCTGCCTTGCCCACCGACCACCCTCAGGCTCTGCGCGACCAAGCCTTGCTTCGCTTCCTTTATAACACCGGAGCACGCGTACAGGAGGTAGCGGATCTGCGCGCAACGCACCTGGAACTCGGTTCTGAGCCCCGAGTACGGCTGCATGGTAAAGGTGACAAATGGCGTACCTGTCCTTTGTGGACGCGAACGGCGGGTCTGATGCAGGACTTACTGGAGCAAAATCGGCAACGACGCCACTCCAATGACGCTGTCTTCCTAGCCCGCAACAGTGCGCCGCTGACCAGATTTGGTATCTACAAGATCGTGCGGCGTCATACCGTCAAGGTGGTGAAGAAAAGCGCAGATGGCACAGTGCGGCACATCTCACCCCATGTCTTACGCCACACGACGGCCGTGCATTTGCTTGAAGCAGGTGTCGAGGTCAACGTCATCCGCGCCTGGCTTGGACACGTCAGTTTGGAGACCACCAACCGATACGCCGAGATCACCCTCCGAATGAAAGTGGACGCGCTCCGCACCTGTGAGCCTATTTGGGATTCTCCGGCGGAGTCCCACCGAAAGCCAGTATGGCGATCCAATTCCGAGCTGCTGCAATGGCTGGAATCCCTGTGATCGTTATGTGCCCCAGTGCAAGGGGGCCTCCCTATGGTTTCAAGGTCTTCCAAAGTGAACGAAACATAATGGGATAGGGAACATAATCCGGATTATGTGCCGGGACACATAATCCGGAACGACCATCTCCGGAATGCCACCGAAGAACTCAAAGGTACGCACGTGACTGGATAGCCAGTCTCGCAAACTCTGGCTCCAGGTGGCTTCAGCGTAGGTGTAGTTGGAGGCCCCAAGCACCGCCACGAACACCTGAGCGGTGCGTACCTCACCGGTCTGCG from the Marinobacter sp. LQ44 genome contains:
- a CDS encoding copper resistance D family protein, which translates into the protein MGVFAAWAGVILILFQWPLEAGYLGGGNISAATNPMLLGIVFEGASGGRLMLAVAGLLLVQAIQLNNLALSKTANSVSLVGVLLVMLAFVQVGHTVNTPRLVLAGLLSVHLMAAAFWVASLWPLFHLVGRGHNQDNTAHILTRFGKIAMGGVGVLVLAGVTLATLLTGGLKPLLTTAYGQFLIGKVLIVAVLLLFAAANKWRLVPAFESGDATAPRRLQRSIALEMVLVAVILLITAVLTRVTSPNG
- a CDS encoding site-specific integrase, producing MLEHYFVKPDTIDAIRASWIAEPIEQYVAWLAGHGYRPRVILRRVPLLRQFGEFARDHGATQWSELPTHVEPYVKHWVKVHAKNAYQAKRWVANDARTPIEQLLSLMLPDFRGTGRRRTSQDPFLVQAPGFFVYLREERGLRELSLRHYGHYLHNLEAYLARINLLHLSELTPAILSAFVVESGRRLSPHSMTGLCSSLRVFLRYLYREQLINRDLGATVESPRRYQLADLPRSISWDDVRRMLDVVDRRSALGKRDYAILLLLVTYGLRGHEVAGLTLENIDWKRERLLVPQRKAGHTTAYPLSSVVGEAILDYLKNARPHVEERRLFFRVLAPVRPVTAVTVSSRATHYLRKAGINVRRPGSHTLRHTCVQRLVDAEFNFKVIGDYVGHASPSSTRIYTKVDVETLRMVALGHEEVLP
- a CDS encoding tyrosine-type recombinase/integrase; protein product: MTASFHSVLGKDFSAYLSYKRALGRKFDTEELALQLFDRFLVEERVSDAALVQPALIEAFLASRPRTRPRSYNHLLGVLRCFFAWQVAQERLAHSPVRAHPQPVTSQLKPFLFEPAQVEDILTLASQLPDNSRAPCRGMVYRTIFSLMYGLGLRVGEIVHLRYRDVDCQRSLLVIDKSKFGKTRLVPFGPRMAQQIAVYLQFGVDRYGPWQPDDPVFSFSFFPERKPMRIETVSQTFHHLILKMDPYVPPGVRQPHLHCLRHSFAVATLLRWYRTGVDPNQRLFHLSTFMGHADPASTAWYLTITEALLREASQRFERFADPRREEELS
- a CDS encoding tyrosine-type recombinase/integrase encodes the protein MTDQLGRLVFAFVEDHLKCQRGLRPASIRSYKESLRLFLQFAAKDKHCRITRLELADLTGERVRHFLQHLEQERGNGVRTRNQRLAALHTFFEYLAGREPCVLGEAQQIASIPVKRWQPGETLYLERDEINALFAALPTDHPQALRDQALLRFLYNTGARVQEVADLRATHLELGSEPRVRLHGKGDKWRTCPLWTRTAGLMQDLLEQNRQRRHSNDAVFLARNSAPLTRFGIYKIVRRHTVKVVKKSADGTVRHISPHVLRHTTAVHLLEAGVEVNVIRAWLGHVSLETTNRYAEITLRMKVDALRTCEPIWDSPAESHRKPVWRSNSELLQWLESL